The Kineosporiaceae bacterium genome includes a window with the following:
- a CDS encoding DUF58 domain-containing protein translates to MVTAADALTPERVLRRLEWRVIRRLDGRLQGDYRSLFRGSGVDVAELREYEPGDDLRQIDWNVTARTDIPHVREYLEDREVTAWLVLDHSPSMAFGPVQRQKHLVLVEVAATLAQLLARGGNRIGAVLFDTAVEQTIAPAQGRTQVLRILHALTTTTPNSPDAAARRPGSVTDLAGALHAMAGIARRRALIVVVSDFLTAAGWDRPLAQLTRKHDVVAIQVTDPRETDLPAVGGLYVEDAETGEQIFIDTDDAGFRHRLQAAAQARQAELVAAARAAGTELHPVATDEDLVRALARIAALRRRRRL, encoded by the coding sequence ATGGTCACCGCCGCCGACGCGCTGACGCCGGAGCGGGTGCTGCGCCGCCTGGAGTGGCGGGTCATCCGCCGGCTCGACGGGCGACTGCAGGGCGACTACCGCAGCCTGTTCCGCGGCAGCGGCGTCGACGTCGCCGAGCTGCGCGAGTACGAACCCGGCGACGACCTACGCCAGATCGACTGGAACGTCACCGCGCGCACCGACATCCCGCACGTGCGCGAGTACCTCGAGGACCGCGAGGTCACCGCCTGGCTGGTACTGGACCACTCGCCGTCCATGGCCTTCGGGCCGGTGCAGCGGCAGAAGCACCTGGTGCTCGTCGAGGTCGCGGCCACCCTGGCGCAACTGCTGGCCCGGGGCGGCAACCGGATCGGCGCGGTGCTGTTCGACACCGCGGTCGAGCAGACCATCGCCCCGGCCCAGGGCCGCACCCAGGTGCTGCGCATCCTGCACGCGCTGACGACGACAACCCCGAACAGCCCGGACGCCGCGGCGCGACGTCCCGGGTCCGTCACCGATCTGGCGGGAGCGCTCCATGCCATGGCCGGCATCGCGCGCCGGCGTGCGCTGATCGTGGTGGTCTCGGACTTCCTCACCGCAGCCGGCTGGGACCGCCCGCTGGCCCAGCTCACCCGCAAGCACGACGTCGTCGCCATCCAGGTGACCGACCCGCGCGAGACCGACCTACCCGCGGTGGGCGGCCTGTACGTCGAGGACGCCGAGACCGGCGAACAGATCTTCATCGACACCGACGACGCCGGCTTCCGACACCGGCTGCAGGCCGCGGCGCAGGCGCGCCAGGCCGAGCTGGTCGCCGCGGCCCGGGCGGCCGGCACCGAACTGCACCCGGTGGCCACCGACGAGGACCTGGTCCGCGCGCTGGCCCGCATCGCGGCGTTGCGACGGCGGCGACGCCTGTGA